The genomic segment GCGACAGGTTCCTGTGGGAGCGGCTTCCAGCCGCGCCGACCTGCGACAGGTTCCTGTGGGAGCGGCTTCCAGCCGCGCCGACCTGCGACAGGTTCCTGTGGGAGCGGCTTCCAGCCGCGCCGACTTGCGACAGGTTCCTGTGGGAGCGGCTTCCAGCCGCGACGACCTGCGACAGGTTCCTGTGGGAGCGGCTTCCAGCCGCGCCGACTTGCGACAGGTTCCTGTGGGAGCGGCTTCCAGCCGCGACTGCCAGGAACGATGGTTAGCCGCAGTCCTGCAAGACAGTATTCCTTGCCAGTTCCGGCTCCCGGGCTCGCAGTCGCTGACAGGAAACACTGTATTCTCTCCCGCCGCACTGTTACCGACCTGAGAGGCTGTTCGCCGCGGTATTAAGATGGTGCTGTGTGGCAACCAGCGTCGCGGCTGATGATGGGTTGGCAGGGTAGAAGAAGTCGAACCGGCCGGAGCCGGTTCGACGATTACTGATTTGCGATTGTTGCTTACAGGAAATGTACGATCGCAAAAATGACCGCGGTCAGCGCCAGGCTGCTGTGGATCACGCCGACGACTGATTTCATCGGTCCGACTTTGCCGACGATCGCGTTGGCTTCAAGTACCAGTATCACGATGAGGGCGAGCATAAAGCCCAGGTCTGAGAAACTCGGTGCCTGGAAGCCGGCCATGCTGAAGGCGCCATGTTTGGAGCCGAGCATGCCGAACAGCATCGGGCCCGAAAACAACGTATTAGTGCGGGAGGCGAGCAGCGCTTTCGGCCCGGCTTTGCCGGCATCGCCTTCGTTTATGCCAATGACAATTTTCTGTGCCGGCCAGATGATCAGCCATACGTTGAGGAACATGAATATGCCCATCAGTGCGCCGAGCAGGATGTATTGGTTGGCACCCTTGCCGAGCGTCCACAGCAGGTAGACACCGGTCAGGAAGGTGAACATGGCACCCCAGCGGAACCACCACAATGCACGTGGCACCAGCTTCTTGGTGGCATCGGC from the Gammaproteobacteria bacterium genome contains:
- a CDS encoding antitermination protein NusG → MALIDFLFRWGHVLFGITWIGLLYYFNFVQGSYFAEADAGAKADATKKLVPRALWWFRWGAMFTFLTGVYLLWTLGKGANQYILLGALMGIFMFLNVWLIIWPAQKIVIGINEGDAGKAGPKALLASRTNTLFSGPMLFGMLGSKHGAFSMAGFQAPSFSDLGFMLALIVILVLEANAIVGKVGPMKSVVGVIHSSLALTAVIFAIVHFL